taacacAATTATAGGGGCTAAAACACTTCTGCACAAAATGTCAATAGCTTCTTCAAAATTCATTTCCTTAACTAAAGTCAACTGATGAAAGTACAACCCAGGAATCTACTTTGCACACTTTTCTTAAcatggaaaaaaaattttccaATGCAACACTCAGATATTTGAGAGAAATGCAGTTAATTACATTGGAATTCAATGAATAGAAGAGGAAACATATTTGGGATGATTGCTAAAAAATGTTGAGGGGGAAAAAACTGAATGTAAAATAAGTGCAGAGTAAATTACCTCCAGCAGCAACCAATTTCTCTACGCGAGCAACAATGTGCTTTCCATAGGTATATTTCTTCAAAGCATTGAGGTGAACCTTTATTCGATTCAAGATTAGCTCAAGTTGCTGGTCATCACAAGTTTCTAGTACTTTTTGTACAACGTAATTTGCAAATTGATCCTTCATCATAAcctaaaatcaaaatatataaagcAGAAGTGTTAAAAAGATGACAGAAGCAAAAGCAGTTGAGTATTAAATAAGAGTCATGCTATTGCTAAAAGTGAAATAGACAAGTATTATCACCAAGACTTGTTTAGCAGGATAACAAGCACAAGACAagaacttttaaaaaaaaaaaaaaaaaaacagaagtCATGTGATGTATTGCTTCAACAAACAAAAGTTATGTcaactatatttttattacatTCCATCCTTCAGTTACAGAAAAGAAACTTGTGTCCAATAGGAAGAGCAAATGAAAAAAGTAGaacaaaaagagaaagaaagaaaagccgAGAACAATGTAAAGGAACACAATGCAACAAATCAAAAGACGAGGGCTTCCATTTCTGAATAATGGGGAAGACAGATCAAGCACAAACCTGAAGAGGTTCATTCTCATCGGTGGAGCCAAGCATCTCATTCACAAGGAGTTGGCGTTCTGTCGGTGTACCAAAAGTAAGACACTTCTCAATAACATTAGATGCAAACTTCTGCTGGCTCATTTGCACTATCTGTCCCGTTAGTTTCTTTATTATAGATGAACGTTCATGTGGCTTGCCATGCTCCAGCACATGCTGAAAATTTAAACAATCGACAATTAAAGAAAATGTGAGTGATAAACAGGCAATCAAAAAGTCCAAACGAAAACTCATGGCAGGAAATGAGATTATAAATCATCTCCAAAGAATAATACAAATGTTCTAATAACCAAAACCTTGgcaaaataacaataacattCACTAGAGCCACCATACGTTCAGATTTCATTATGACCTCAATTCACAATATGGATAGTGTTTCTTCCTACCATCTGGGATTTACATTGTTTTGTTTCATAAATGATTCAATATTTGCATACCATCAACATTGATTTATAACAAAAGCATTTGGAGCAATACTTAAGAGAATAAACCAAGTGAAATAGTGAATGCAACCAACATGGCAGAAAATACAACATAATTGGATCACACGAAAATGCTAAGTACGACATACCTGTACAACATAGTTCCCATATTGATCTTGTGCTAACATGCAAACAGACTGCAAAATCTCGTCCATCATAATCTGCTGTGTTTTGGGATCATGGCAATATTCCAAGACTCTCTGCTCGTGACATTAACAAGGTTAGAATTACAGTGCGTATCTATGACGctataaattaaacaaactaaAGCAAAAGATGCATATGTGACCTGAATAACACGGCAACCATATGGATGAGTTGACAATGCCACAACTTGGTCATAAAATGTTGAAACAATAAATTGGATTGCATTTTCAGGTACGCATTCAATACACTTCTGGATGACATGGTTCCCATTTTGATCACGCACACAGCGCATAATATGACCATCCAGCTCTGCCACCATTTGAGTCTGCTGATCTACCTCAACAACTTCTATAGCCTACACAGGTTATAGGGGGAAAACAGAATGAGAATTGTTAACTTTGCCATCAATCCACAGAACTCACAGAGCATTAATCATTCAAAGCACAAGTAGCAAATCGAAATATCAATCCCAAACACAATGAAcaaatgaaaataaacaaaTTGATCCAAGCATCAagcatacatatatacaaatatGAAATGTTGCAAAAACTACCAAACACATTATGccaaataagattaaaatttaaatagctAAGTTCGTTATTTCTATAGAATGCAATGAAAATTCTCTAAAACGATGCTTCTCATTCAAAAGAGGGCAACACAAAGGCATTTCCAAAAAGAATTTGTGCCTAAATGTGGGGGTGACATGTATATGACCTTCCACATAGACCATAACATTAAAGAGAATTGGAACCCGTGAAATGTTTGCCGTTTCGCACATAATAAACTGAAACCCATGGCATAGAACTGTAGGAGATTGTAAAACATATCAAATTAAGCAAGGAAGATAGTAAAGGAAACCAATCATAAGTTGGATAAATTGATGAGCAGACCTTTTGGATAACTCGGCAGCCGTACATTTGAAGACTTAGGGTCAGCACATTACCAGTAACTTGGTCAGCCAATTCCCTTATTTGTGCCGCTGTGCCATGCTCAAAAAACTAAACATGAATCAGAACAAGTTAGGCATTTATATAACACATTTAGGAGTATTTTGcgttctaataaaaaaaatggtaCCCAAAtgatcaacaacaacaacaacaataataataatacagaAGCACAAAAAACTAAATCAAGAGAATAACCtgtgaaaatatttaaaataaataaataaataaaatgagaaattaCCTTCTGGATCACATAATTACCAAAGACATCAGTCATCAGAACAAAAGCCTCTGGCATGATTTCATGGAAAACCATATTTTTCTCATCCATTGAGGCTGTCTCAAGTTTCTGCTGAATAAAACGGCTTCCATATTGATCAGCACTGTTTCAAGAGAGATGAGTTAGCTAAATGTTCAAAGTCAAGTAGCAAAGCATAGTACAAGCGGCAGTATCCACCTGAACTCAACAACATGGCCAGAAATTTCTGAAAGCTCAAAGCATTTGGTTTTATTACTTTTGAATTCATCCAGCAAGGAGGATGCAAACTTCTCATCCAAGTTGCCGACAGCATCTGTATTCCAGGCTCCCATGAAACCGCCAGACACATTCCTCATCCCAGGTAAGTGCATACTCCGTTCACTTTGGCTCATAGGACTAGCCGACCCATAGAGGGAGTTTGGGAAAACAGAACCTGCGAGTGGACTTCCTGGATATGACATGCCCATACCATACGATGGACTTCCATAGGAGTTGTGGTTCAAACTAGCTGATTTGCCTAGATAAGGAACAGCAAATTGTGATTTTTGAGAGGCTAACAATGATTCTAAATAAGCCTTTTCGAGTACATTGCGCTCCCTATTTATTGCAGAATCATTAAGGGCTGCAAGCTGTGCTGCAGCAGCAACTTCCCCGGTTCTCAGATATTGATAATACAAAGGATCCATCAAAGGCAGCTGATGAGTGCTACCTGCAGCCTGCCTTCCCAACCTGCTTGCATTCTGTAACTCGGATGCAGGCAACAAAGGATCTAAAGTTGCCCCTCTTCCACCCAAGGATCTAAAGTCCATGGCATTCACTCCCAGAGCAGACACTGCTGCAGCATTTTCAAAAAAGGGAGGCAAGTTGCCATTACCGAGCTGGCTCGCCATCATGGATGGTGATGGAGGATTAACAGAATACCCGCTAATGCCATAATTAGGATACGAGGTATTCAAGTCATCAAGATTCTGATATTGAGCAGGTGAAGTACCTCTGCTAGTAAGAGTTGACGCCGAATGACCTCTTAGGTGTGAATTAACAGATACTCCACCAACCTTACAAGGTTCAAACTGTTCATTTGCATTTGCATATACTGAAGTGTTACTCAAATCCAGTCCAAAACTTTCACGCAAAGAATCAGACTTGTTTAGGAACGAGTGCTTTTTAACATTATGAATATAATCTGATTCATTGTGCCTTGGTGATTTAGGATGCTTCTCATCATCTATTGTGTCGTGTGAAGACATATTCATGCTAGCCAAAGCAGACACCAGATCTGCATGCTCATTTGCACTCGATGAGACACCATTAAATGAGTTATGACCGTTGGAACTTCTTTTATCTGCAGTGCTGGACCTACCATCACCAATGGGTGGAAGGCAAGGACTAGTGGCTCTAGGTAGAAGTTGAGCATCAGGGGTTGTGCTCCTTGACAACGAGGCTCCTAAGGCAGCAGCATAAGATTGAGATGCTAAACCAACATGATTTTGCGAAGCAGAAATGCCTTGCTTATTTCCTCCAGATTGCAAAGCATCCAATTCTTGATGCAGATAGGCAAAATGGGTTTCGGAATTTTCAGCAATGTCATCAAACGCATTGCGGCTAGGAAGCCGCTGAGGATGCTTAGAAGCCGATGTAGCATTATTTAACTCATCCTGCTttgacaaataaaatattaaacgGTGTAAAATGATAATATGTCATTAGCACATAATTTACTAAAGCACACAAATTTCAGTTCAAGATCACCATTAAAATAATAATGCCATTTTATTGCAAAAATAATTAGTGAAGAGACTTCAAACACagattctaaattttaaatgcattcaaacaaaatttatctgcACATTCTTAGAATTGAGCTCAAATCAAATTGAAAACCGGTCAGCCAAAaattgaaggacttcaaaacTCATTAAAAGCCATATTCATAGACAAGTCAATCGCACCACTGCAGATAATGAGAGGGAAACCAACATTTATGATACTCAAATGAAAGTGAAAACATTGGATACAGCACAGGTACTAGAAATGATGTCacacacatgcatacaaagTAAGAATATAGATACAACAAGGATTTAAGAATGGATATTTTATATGGTGCCAATACTAGACAATGATATAGCATTCATTGATAAAATTAGGATACGGCCAACACATATGGTAACATTCTTAAGGGGAATATGAAATCATCACAGCACTCTTAAATAAAACCACAATAGTAGCACCAATCCACAGTTGAAGGGGAAGATGGAGAAAAAAGTGCTTTCATTCTCAGCTTAATCATGCAAATACAATACAAACAACATTTGTAACTATTGGAGTATCCAATGGAACGGTGCAATTAAAGCATCTGTTAATTAACCTAAGTGGACATTCGGCATCAAAACAACAGACATTTTTAAAGCATCCTTGCTTGCTAGCCAACCAAAATCAATTCAAGGTGCAAATTTCACGACCAATTATATCATGATTTATAAATGTCATTGCTACGAAACTGTGCCTCAACCAATCAAGCATAACCTATGC
The Arachis stenosperma cultivar V10309 chromosome 7, arast.V10309.gnm1.PFL2, whole genome shotgun sequence genome window above contains:
- the LOC130941228 gene encoding pumilio homolog 3-like; translated protein: MVSDGHSMMSDVVIRSMPKSPEYLGVLMRRQQEEAAERERELARLRSGSAPPTVEGSLASAAAAAGFGAGGGGGGRYFGSEEELRADPAYANYYYSSSNLNPRLPPPLVSKEDWRFAQRLKGNGGRRGGGGDVEGDRSLFSVQPGGFEGKEETVIKPRNGAVEWGGGGGGNGLIGLGLGSRQRSITELLQDELNNATSASKHPQRLPSRNAFDDIAENSETHFAYLHQELDALQSGGNKQGISASQNHVGLASQSYAAALGASLSRSTTPDAQLLPRATSPCLPPIGDGRSSTADKRSSNGHNSFNGVSSSANEHADLVSALASMNMSSHDTIDDEKHPKSPRHNESDYIHNVKKHSFLNKSDSLRESFGLDLSNTSVYANANEQFEPCKVGGVSVNSHLRGHSASTLTSRGTSPAQYQNLDDLNTSYPNYGISGYSVNPPSPSMMASQLGNGNLPPFFENAAAVSALGVNAMDFRSLGGRGATLDPLLPASELQNASRLGRQAAGSTHQLPLMDPLYYQYLRTGEVAAAAQLAALNDSAINRERNVLEKAYLESLLASQKSQFAVPYLGKSASLNHNSYGSPSYGMGMSYPGSPLAGSVFPNSLYGSASPMSQSERSMHLPGMRNVSGGFMGAWNTDAVGNLDEKFASSLLDEFKSNKTKCFELSEISGHVVEFSADQYGSRFIQQKLETASMDEKNMVFHEIMPEAFVLMTDVFGNYVIQKFFEHGTAAQIRELADQVTGNVLTLSLQMYGCRVIQKAIEVVEVDQQTQMVAELDGHIMRCVRDQNGNHVIQKCIECVPENAIQFIVSTFYDQVVALSTHPYGCRVIQRVLEYCHDPKTQQIMMDEILQSVCMLAQDQYGNYVVQHVLEHGKPHERSSIIKKLTGQIVQMSQQKFASNVIEKCLTFGTPTERQLLVNEMLGSTDENEPLQVMMKDQFANYVVQKVLETCDDQQLELILNRIKVHLNALKKYTYGKHIVARVEKLVAAGERRISVLTLNPAQVV